One Curtobacterium sp. MCLR17_032 genomic window carries:
- a CDS encoding RNA methyltransferase — translation MHPVRIDSLDDPRLDDFARLTDVALRRVTEPEGGLYIAESNTVIERAVRAGHVPRSVLVQEKWLDSVLPLVDEHDGPVFVGSDALLEQLTGFRMHRGAIAAMHRPELPTVADVVRDARLVVVLEDIVDHTNVGAVFRSVAGLGADAVLVSPRCADPLYRRSVRVSMGTVLQVPWTRIGEWPAAGEDLRAQGFHVAAMALTDRSVDLEEFVADVPERVALVMGTEGQGLTPAAVAAADTTVRIPMHHGVDSLNVAAASAVGLWAVAHAQRAR, via the coding sequence GTGCACCCTGTCCGCATCGACTCCCTCGACGACCCGCGCCTGGACGACTTCGCCCGGCTCACCGACGTGGCGCTCCGCCGCGTGACGGAGCCCGAGGGCGGCCTGTACATCGCCGAGTCGAACACCGTCATCGAGCGCGCCGTCCGTGCCGGCCACGTGCCGCGCAGCGTGCTGGTGCAGGAGAAGTGGCTGGACAGCGTGCTCCCGCTGGTCGACGAGCACGACGGCCCGGTCTTCGTCGGGTCGGACGCGCTGCTCGAGCAGCTCACCGGGTTCCGGATGCACCGCGGCGCGATCGCGGCCATGCACCGACCCGAGCTGCCCACCGTCGCAGACGTCGTGCGCGACGCCCGGCTCGTCGTCGTCCTCGAGGACATCGTCGACCACACGAACGTCGGTGCGGTCTTCCGCAGCGTCGCCGGTCTCGGTGCGGACGCCGTCCTGGTGAGCCCGCGCTGCGCCGACCCGCTCTACCGCCGCAGTGTCCGCGTCAGCATGGGAACCGTGCTGCAGGTGCCGTGGACGCGCATCGGGGAGTGGCCGGCCGCGGGGGAGGACCTCCGTGCGCAGGGCTTCCACGTCGCCGCGATGGCGCTCACCGACCGCTCCGTCGACCTGGAGGAGTTCGTCGCCGACGTGCCAGAACGGGTCGCCCTGGTGATGGGCACCGAGGGGCAGGGCCTGACCCCGGCCGCGGTCGCTGCGGCCGACACCACGGTGCGGATCCCGATGCACCACGGCGTCGACTCGCTCAACGTGGCCGCGGCGAGCGCCGTCGGGCTCTGGGCGGTCGCGCACGCGCAGCGGGCACGCTGA
- a CDS encoding NAD-dependent protein deacetylase has protein sequence MATSDGTTTNGAPDAGTDGLATDETVTDVDRAVAVLRGKRVAVLTGAGVSTDSGIPDYRGEGRVVRKPMTFQEFLADPAKRQRYWAGSHLGWRTFAAARPNDGHRALAALESAGVVSGIVTQNVDGLHLRAGSRRVVEIHGSMDRAVCLTCGQVFSRADLAAVLDRENPWIDEPGSVQLQPDGDVEITDVERFRVPDCTVCGGVLKPDVVFFGEFVPAEKFREAVSIVAEADALLVVGSSLTVNSGVRLLDHATRRKHPVVIVNRGATRSDRRAAVKIDAGTTETLVELAARLTASAMIDG, from the coding sequence ATGGCGACGAGCGACGGCACAACGACCAACGGTGCGCCCGACGCGGGGACCGACGGGCTGGCGACCGACGAGACCGTCACCGACGTCGACCGGGCGGTCGCGGTCCTCCGCGGCAAGCGGGTCGCCGTCCTGACCGGCGCCGGCGTCAGCACCGACTCCGGCATCCCCGACTACCGCGGCGAGGGTCGGGTCGTCCGGAAGCCGATGACGTTCCAGGAGTTCCTGGCCGACCCCGCCAAGCGCCAGCGCTACTGGGCAGGCTCGCACCTCGGCTGGCGGACCTTCGCCGCCGCGCGGCCGAACGACGGGCACCGGGCGCTCGCCGCGCTCGAGTCCGCGGGGGTCGTCAGCGGGATCGTCACCCAGAACGTCGACGGCCTGCACCTGCGTGCCGGCTCCCGTCGGGTGGTCGAGATCCACGGTTCGATGGACCGCGCCGTGTGCCTGACCTGCGGGCAGGTGTTCTCCCGCGCCGACCTGGCCGCCGTCCTGGACCGCGAGAACCCGTGGATCGACGAGCCCGGGTCCGTGCAGCTGCAGCCCGACGGCGACGTCGAGATCACCGACGTCGAGCGCTTCCGGGTGCCGGACTGCACGGTGTGCGGCGGCGTGCTGAAGCCGGACGTGGTGTTCTTCGGCGAGTTCGTCCCCGCCGAGAAGTTCCGCGAGGCCGTGTCGATCGTGGCCGAGGCCGACGCCCTGCTCGTGGTCGGCTCGTCGCTGACGGTGAACTCCGGCGTCCGCCTGCTCGACCACGCCACCCGGCGGAAGCACCCGGTCGTCATCGTGAACCGTGGTGCGACCCGCAGCGACCGCCGGGCCGCGGTGAAGATCGACGCGGGCACGACGGAGACCCTGGTCGAACTCGCGGCGCGGCTCACCGCGTCTGCGATGATCGACGGGTGA
- a CDS encoding histidine phosphatase family protein — MTTLLYLVRHGETDWNRQRRIQGSTDVPLNDTGRRQAAETAVLLARRRFDAVVSSPLSRASETGTIIATHLGLAEPSTYDGLRERSYGDAEGLTHPEIEARWPHDAVPGRESRAALLDRVTETLAEIAVRFDAGAVVVATHGAVIRTVVDAAAPGTIERSTVPIRNGSVHSFRWDPERFRAELVRSDDPIEDVSDAPGRYAFEYQNPLERRG, encoded by the coding sequence GTGACGACGCTCCTCTACCTGGTCCGCCACGGCGAGACCGACTGGAACCGGCAACGACGCATCCAGGGGTCGACGGACGTGCCGCTCAACGACACCGGTCGACGACAGGCCGCCGAGACCGCCGTGCTGCTCGCCCGCCGTCGCTTCGACGCCGTCGTCTCGTCGCCCCTGTCCCGCGCGTCCGAGACCGGCACGATCATCGCCACGCACCTCGGGCTCGCCGAGCCGTCGACGTACGACGGGCTCCGGGAACGCTCCTACGGCGACGCCGAGGGGCTCACGCACCCCGAGATCGAGGCCCGTTGGCCGCACGACGCGGTGCCGGGCCGCGAGTCACGGGCAGCCCTGCTCGACCGGGTGACCGAGACGCTCGCCGAGATCGCCGTCCGCTTCGACGCCGGTGCGGTGGTCGTCGCGACCCACGGCGCGGTCATCCGGACCGTGGTCGACGCCGCGGCGCCGGGCACGATCGAACGCTCAACCGTCCCCATCAGGAACGGTTCAGTGCACTCGTTCCGGTGGGACCCGGAACGCTTCCGTGCCGAGCTGGTCCGTTCCGACGACCCGATCGAGGACGTCTCGGACGCGCCGGGCCGGTACGCGTTCGAGTACCAGAACCCGCTCGAACGCCGCGGCTGA
- a CDS encoding glycosyltransferase family 1 protein, translated as MTRLRIGIDCRYVRIGRHDGISRFTAGVAAHLPDRHDHVLLVSDERQLESLPAGMPWELVPAPTDAGEPLVARHVNRLGLDAVFSPMQTMGSRGRRYALVLTLHDLIYYRNRTPPREFSWPLRLGWRAFHLAWWPQRFLLNGADGVVTVSETTAGLIAEHRLTDRPVTVAYNAADPAEPRDTDAPRQKSLVYMGSFMPYKNVETLAAALPLLGPDWTLHCMSRVSDADRARLSGLAPAGAVVFHDGASDEEYRAVLRSATALATASYDEGFGIPLVESMGVGTPVVVSDIPIFREIGGEVAEYFDPSSPSAVAAAVRRLEAWWEAASQASVAQAARFRWQDSAEQVVRAVERAVADREARHR; from the coding sequence GTGACCCGCCTCCGGATCGGCATCGACTGCCGCTACGTCCGCATCGGCCGGCACGACGGCATCAGCCGGTTCACGGCGGGCGTCGCCGCCCACCTGCCCGACCGGCACGACCACGTGCTGCTCGTCTCCGACGAACGACAGCTCGAGTCCCTGCCCGCCGGGATGCCGTGGGAGCTCGTCCCGGCGCCGACCGACGCGGGGGAGCCCCTCGTGGCCCGCCACGTCAACCGCCTGGGCCTGGACGCCGTGTTCTCGCCGATGCAGACGATGGGTTCCCGGGGGCGGCGGTACGCCCTCGTGCTGACGCTGCACGACCTCATCTACTACCGGAACCGCACGCCCCCGCGTGAGTTCTCGTGGCCGCTGCGTCTCGGGTGGCGGGCGTTCCACCTGGCCTGGTGGCCGCAGCGGTTCCTGCTCAACGGTGCGGACGGCGTGGTCACGGTCTCCGAGACGACCGCCGGGCTGATCGCCGAGCACCGTCTGACGGACCGTCCCGTCACGGTGGCGTACAACGCCGCCGACCCGGCCGAGCCCCGCGACACCGATGCACCTCGGCAGAAGTCGCTCGTCTACATGGGCTCGTTCATGCCGTACAAGAACGTCGAGACGCTGGCGGCCGCGCTGCCCCTGCTCGGCCCGGACTGGACGCTGCACTGCATGTCGCGCGTGTCCGACGCCGATCGGGCACGTCTCAGCGGGCTGGCCCCGGCCGGCGCGGTCGTCTTCCACGACGGCGCGAGCGACGAGGAGTACCGCGCGGTGCTCCGGTCGGCGACGGCCCTGGCGACCGCCTCGTACGACGAGGGCTTCGGCATCCCGCTGGTGGAGTCGATGGGCGTCGGCACACCGGTCGTCGTCAGCGACATCCCGATCTTCCGAGAGATCGGAGGCGAGGTCGCCGAGTACTTCGACCCGTCGTCACCGTCCGCCGTCGCGGCTGCGGTCCGCCGACTGGAGGCCTGGTGGGAAGCCGCCTCGCAGGCGTCGGTCGCGCAGGCGGCCCGGTTCCGGTGGCAGGACTCCGCCGAGCAGGTCGTGCGTGCGGTCGAACGTGCGGTCGCCGACCGGGAGGCTCGTCACCGCTGA
- a CDS encoding alpha/beta hydrolase: protein MQPPVLSPYQSLMAATPVVHRTVQVQDRTTHFWEYGPTEAEAEAEAEAGTAPATVLAVHGFRGDHHGLESIAAHLVAGHPTGVRVIVPDLPGFGVSDPLPTSDLDGYVHWLEGFRDALGLDQDTVVLGHSFGSIVVSAAVAAGLDTRLLVLVNPIAAPALQGPRAIGTGVAIAYYRLGAWLPRQLGLGLLRNRVIVRAMSIAMLKSRRPSLRRWVHDQHDRYFSAFANRTSVLEAFRTSVTHDVAQFADRIAVPTLLVAAEHDDITAVPEQRALAGRLADAELVVVPGVGHLVHYETPAAAASAVLRRMQTS, encoded by the coding sequence ATGCAACCGCCCGTGCTGTCCCCGTACCAGTCGCTGATGGCGGCCACCCCCGTCGTGCACCGCACGGTCCAGGTCCAGGACCGCACCACGCACTTCTGGGAGTACGGCCCGACCGAAGCCGAAGCCGAAGCCGAAGCCGAAGCCGGAACCGCCCCGGCGACCGTGCTGGCGGTGCACGGGTTCCGCGGCGACCACCACGGGCTCGAGTCGATCGCCGCGCACCTGGTCGCCGGCCACCCGACCGGCGTGCGGGTGATCGTGCCCGACCTGCCCGGGTTCGGCGTGTCCGACCCCCTGCCGACGTCCGACCTGGACGGCTACGTGCACTGGCTCGAGGGCTTCCGCGACGCGCTCGGCCTCGACCAGGACACCGTGGTCCTCGGTCACTCCTTCGGGTCCATCGTCGTGTCGGCCGCGGTCGCCGCCGGCCTCGACACCCGCCTGCTCGTCCTGGTGAACCCGATCGCCGCGCCCGCACTGCAGGGTCCGCGAGCGATCGGCACCGGCGTCGCCATCGCCTACTACCGCCTCGGCGCCTGGTTGCCCAGGCAGCTCGGACTCGGTCTGCTGCGGAACCGGGTGATCGTCCGCGCGATGAGCATCGCGATGCTCAAGTCGCGTCGGCCGTCGCTCCGACGGTGGGTGCACGACCAGCACGACCGGTACTTCTCGGCCTTCGCGAACCGCACCAGCGTCCTGGAGGCGTTCCGGACCTCCGTCACGCACGACGTCGCCCAGTTCGCCGACCGGATCGCCGTGCCGACCCTCCTGGTCGCGGCCGAGCACGACGACATCACGGCCGTCCCGGAGCAGCGTGCCCTGGCGGGACGGCTGGCCGACGCGGAACTCGTCGTCGTCCCGGGCGTCGGTCACCTGGTGCACTACGAGACGCCGGCCGCGGCCGCGAGCGCGGTCCTCCGACGGATGCAGACGTCGTGA
- the treS gene encoding maltose alpha-D-glucosyltransferase: protein MSFTAPIQQPGLTLDPLWYKRSVFYECMIRSFVDSNGDGTGDLQGLISRLDYLQWLGVDALWLPPFFRSPLRDGGYDISDYKAILPEFGTLDEFRELVTKAHERNMRIVIDMVINHTSDQHEWFQQSREDPDGPYGDFYVWRDTDEEYSNIRVIFVDTEESNWTFDPVRRQFFFHRFFSHQPDLNYENPAVVEAVYDVVRHWLDLGVDGLRLDAIPYLFQSEEGNGEGEPETHEWIKKLRAMVDDEYPGRVLIAEANQWPRETAAFLGTDEEPECHMAFDFPVMPRIFYSLRAQHAKELQAILSETLDVPETAAWGVFLRNHDELTLEMVSEEYRQAMYGWYGYDPRMRSNIGIRRRLAPLLDNSRAELELVHALLFSLPGSPFLYYGDEIGMGDNIWLPDRDSSRTPMQWTPDRNAGFSSADPGKLFLPVVQSLVFNYAQVNVEAQLAQSRSLLHWIRNVIHVRKAHPVFGMGSIAVQQTSNDSVLAFVRSWAGSGSDQQFGPSAEDVLCVFSFAHNPTSVTITAPEYAGRPLVDLFGGGSFPSFDADGTVTLTLGTQAFYWLHVGQGAENASAPRGAVGAVG, encoded by the coding sequence GTGTCCTTCACAGCCCCGATCCAGCAGCCCGGACTGACCCTCGACCCGCTCTGGTACAAGCGTTCGGTGTTCTACGAGTGCATGATCCGCTCGTTCGTGGACTCGAACGGGGACGGCACGGGCGACCTGCAGGGCCTGATCAGCCGCCTGGACTACCTGCAGTGGCTCGGCGTCGACGCGCTCTGGCTGCCGCCGTTCTTCCGCTCCCCGCTGCGCGACGGCGGCTACGACATCTCCGACTACAAGGCGATCCTGCCCGAGTTCGGCACCCTCGACGAGTTCCGCGAACTCGTCACGAAGGCGCACGAGCGGAACATGCGCATCGTGATCGACATGGTGATCAACCACACGAGCGACCAGCACGAGTGGTTCCAGCAGTCGCGCGAGGACCCGGACGGCCCCTACGGCGACTTCTACGTCTGGCGGGACACCGACGAGGAGTACTCCAACATCCGCGTCATCTTCGTCGACACAGAGGAGTCGAACTGGACCTTCGACCCGGTGCGTCGGCAGTTCTTCTTCCACCGGTTCTTCTCGCACCAGCCGGACCTCAACTACGAGAACCCCGCCGTCGTCGAGGCGGTGTACGACGTCGTCCGGCACTGGCTGGACCTCGGTGTCGACGGGCTGCGGCTCGACGCGATCCCGTACCTGTTCCAGTCGGAGGAGGGCAACGGCGAGGGCGAGCCGGAGACCCACGAGTGGATCAAGAAGCTCCGCGCGATGGTGGACGACGAGTACCCGGGGCGGGTGCTCATCGCCGAGGCGAACCAGTGGCCCCGCGAGACCGCTGCGTTCCTCGGCACCGACGAGGAACCCGAGTGCCACATGGCCTTCGACTTCCCGGTGATGCCGCGCATCTTCTACTCGCTCCGTGCCCAGCACGCCAAGGAGCTGCAGGCGATCCTGTCCGAGACGCTCGACGTCCCCGAGACGGCCGCGTGGGGTGTGTTCCTCCGGAACCACGACGAGCTCACGCTCGAGATGGTCAGCGAGGAGTACCGGCAGGCGATGTACGGCTGGTACGGCTACGACCCGCGGATGCGCTCGAACATCGGCATCCGTCGCCGTCTCGCGCCGCTGCTCGACAACTCCCGCGCCGAGCTCGAACTCGTGCACGCGCTGCTCTTCTCGCTGCCCGGTTCGCCATTCCTCTACTACGGCGACGAGATCGGGATGGGCGACAACATCTGGTTGCCGGACCGCGACTCCTCGCGCACGCCGATGCAGTGGACCCCGGACCGGAACGCCGGGTTCTCCTCCGCCGACCCGGGCAAGCTGTTCCTGCCGGTCGTGCAGTCCCTGGTGTTCAACTACGCCCAGGTGAACGTCGAGGCCCAGCTGGCGCAGTCGCGCTCCCTGTTGCACTGGATCCGCAACGTGATCCACGTGCGGAAGGCCCACCCGGTCTTCGGGATGGGGTCGATCGCGGTGCAGCAGACCTCGAACGACAGCGTGCTGGCGTTCGTCCGGTCCTGGGCGGGTTCCGGCTCGGACCAGCAGTTCGGCCCGAGCGCTGAGGACGTGCTCTGCGTGTTCTCGTTCGCCCACAACCCGACGTCCGTGACGATCACCGCGCCCGAGTACGCCGGCCGCCCCCTCGTCGACCTGTTCGGCGGCGGCTCCTTCCCGTCCTTCGACGCGGACGGCACCGTCACGCTGACGCTCGGCACGCAGGCGTTCTACTGGCTGCACGTCGGTCAGGGTGCCGAGAACGCGAGCGCGCCTCGCGGGGCTGTCGGTGCCGTTGGTTAG
- a CDS encoding 3'-5' exonuclease: MTTRPWWHALGVFDLETTGIDVETARIVSAHVGLIDMTGRSIVEGAWLADPGIEIPEQAAAVHGITTERARAEGRPAGEVVAEIVAAVEAVFARGIPLVIYNAPYDLTLLDREAKRHGIASPVIGNVVDPLVMDKALDTYRKGKRTLEVASQLYGVQLDDAHDAGADAIAAGRVAQAIAAKYPDELGISAEELHRKQVVWCSEQAASFQEYMRSKRDPSFTADGTWPRRHSAPSM; encoded by the coding sequence CTGACCACCCGACCGTGGTGGCACGCACTCGGGGTGTTCGACCTCGAGACGACCGGCATCGACGTCGAGACCGCGCGCATCGTCAGTGCGCACGTGGGGCTCATCGACATGACCGGCCGCTCGATCGTCGAGGGTGCCTGGCTCGCCGACCCGGGCATCGAGATCCCGGAGCAGGCCGCGGCGGTGCACGGCATCACGACCGAACGCGCCCGGGCGGAAGGACGACCCGCCGGTGAGGTCGTGGCCGAGATCGTCGCCGCGGTGGAGGCCGTGTTCGCCCGCGGGATCCCGCTGGTGATCTACAACGCCCCCTACGACCTGACGCTCCTCGACCGGGAGGCCAAGCGGCACGGCATCGCCTCCCCCGTGATCGGCAACGTGGTCGACCCGCTCGTGATGGACAAGGCACTCGACACGTACCGGAAGGGCAAGCGGACGCTCGAGGTCGCCTCGCAGCTGTACGGCGTGCAGCTCGACGACGCGCACGACGCCGGTGCCGACGCCATCGCTGCCGGTCGGGTCGCCCAGGCCATCGCCGCGAAGTACCCGGACGAGCTCGGCATCAGCGCCGAGGAGCTGCACCGCAAGCAGGTCGTGTGGTGCTCCGAACAGGCCGCGTCCTTCCAGGAGTACATGCGGAGCAAGCGCGATCCGTCCTTCACCGCCGACGGCACCTGGCCCCGTCGGCACTCGGCCCCGAGCATGTAG
- a CDS encoding DUF475 domain-containing protein has translation MFLKTFGWSLAITVLALAIALVYGGWSAVIITAILGVLEISLSFDNAVVNARILERMNPFWQKMFLTVGIVIAVFGMRVLFPLLIVGVTASLNPVEAVQLALEKGPIDEPGTYAYLLHEAHPQIAAFGGMFLLMIFLDFMFEERDILWLRWLERPLLFIGKLPMVNVIVALVLLAIAGTTAGDHQSTVLIAGIAGLVTYFLVTGLGGLFDVDDPEDDGNSFESTGEMVAEANRISNKRRVGNVAGKAAFLLFLYLEVIDASFSFDGVIGAFAITADPIIIALGLGLIGALFVRSLTVFLVRQGTLDEFEYLDHGAHWAIGALAAILLVTITTEVNEVVTGLIGVVFILAAFISSVVRNKRKAGEHEPADDHAAVAS, from the coding sequence GTGTTCCTGAAGACCTTCGGGTGGTCCCTGGCCATCACCGTGCTCGCACTGGCCATCGCGCTGGTCTACGGCGGATGGAGCGCGGTCATCATCACCGCGATCCTCGGCGTGCTCGAGATCAGCCTCAGTTTCGACAACGCGGTCGTCAACGCCCGCATCCTCGAGCGGATGAACCCGTTCTGGCAGAAGATGTTCCTCACCGTGGGCATCGTCATCGCGGTCTTCGGCATGCGCGTGCTCTTCCCGCTGCTCATCGTCGGCGTCACGGCGTCGCTGAACCCGGTGGAAGCCGTGCAGCTCGCCCTCGAGAAGGGCCCGATCGACGAGCCCGGTACCTACGCGTACCTGCTCCACGAGGCGCACCCGCAGATCGCTGCCTTCGGTGGCATGTTCCTGCTGATGATCTTCCTGGACTTCATGTTCGAGGAGCGCGACATCCTCTGGCTGCGCTGGCTCGAACGCCCGCTGCTCTTCATCGGCAAGCTCCCGATGGTCAACGTCATCGTCGCCCTCGTACTGCTGGCCATCGCGGGGACCACCGCCGGCGACCACCAGTCGACGGTCCTCATCGCGGGCATCGCCGGACTCGTCACGTACTTCCTGGTGACGGGCCTCGGCGGGCTGTTCGACGTCGACGACCCCGAGGACGACGGCAACTCGTTCGAGAGCACGGGCGAGATGGTCGCCGAGGCGAACCGCATCAGCAACAAGCGCCGCGTCGGCAACGTCGCCGGCAAGGCCGCGTTCCTGCTGTTCCTCTACCTCGAGGTCATCGACGCGTCGTTCTCGTTCGACGGTGTCATCGGCGCCTTCGCGATCACGGCCGACCCGATCATCATCGCCCTCGGTCTGGGCCTCATCGGCGCCCTCTTCGTGCGTTCTCTCACCGTCTTCCTGGTCCGACAGGGCACGCTGGACGAGTTCGAGTACCTCGACCACGGTGCGCACTGGGCGATCGGTGCACTCGCGGCGATCCTGCTCGTCACGATCACCACCGAGGTGAACGAGGTCGTCACCGGCCTCATCGGCGTCGTGTTCATCCTCGCCGCCTTCATCTCCTCGGTGGTCCGCAACAAGCGCAAGGCCGGCGAGCACGAGCCGGCGGACGACCACGCAGCCGTCGCCTCCTGA
- a CDS encoding TerD family protein — MGLSLQKGQALSLTKTDGSALSRVRLGLGWDAVATKRGLFGGKKSADVDLDASAIFFGADGQPVDYVWFNQLRSKDGSAQHTGDNLTGEGDGDDEVIRIDLSAVHGAVQQIVFVISSYSRQTFDNVQNAFCRVVDDSTAGAPEVARYQLTDSGQHTAMVMAKVSRTGAGWTFTAIGERADGRTVQDLVGPAAAAL, encoded by the coding sequence ATGGGTCTCAGCCTCCAGAAGGGCCAGGCGCTCTCGCTCACCAAGACCGACGGCAGCGCACTGTCGCGCGTCCGTCTCGGTCTCGGGTGGGACGCCGTGGCGACGAAGCGCGGCCTGTTCGGCGGCAAGAAGTCCGCGGACGTCGACCTCGACGCCTCCGCGATCTTCTTCGGCGCCGACGGCCAGCCCGTCGACTACGTCTGGTTCAACCAGCTCCGCAGCAAGGACGGCTCCGCGCAGCACACCGGCGACAACCTCACCGGTGAGGGCGACGGCGACGACGAGGTCATCCGCATCGACCTCAGCGCGGTGCACGGCGCCGTGCAGCAGATCGTCTTCGTGATCAGCAGCTACAGCCGCCAGACGTTCGACAACGTGCAGAACGCGTTCTGCCGCGTGGTCGACGACTCCACCGCGGGTGCGCCCGAGGTCGCCCGCTACCAGCTGACCGACTCCGGCCAGCACACCGCGATGGTCATGGCGAAGGTGTCCCGCACCGGAGCAGGATGGACCTTCACGGCGATCGGCGAACGTGCCGACGGCCGGACGGTCCAGGACCTCGTCGGCCCCGCAGCCGCCGCGCTCTGA
- a CDS encoding TerD family protein, whose protein sequence is MATLSLSKGNNLSLTKTDPGLRRAMIGLGWDPRTTAGEQFDLDASALLVGANGKVRSNDDFIFYNQLQSVDGSVVHQGDNRTGEGDGDDEQILIDLDIVSADVSRVVIVVTIDQADARHQNFGQVRGAFCRVVNDETGNEVVRFDLTEDAASETGMIFAEIYRYDGEWKFRAVGQGYATGLRGVATDYGVVLD, encoded by the coding sequence ATGGCGACCCTCTCGCTCTCGAAGGGCAACAACCTCTCCCTGACCAAGACCGATCCGGGGCTCCGTCGGGCCATGATCGGCCTCGGCTGGGACCCGCGCACGACGGCGGGCGAGCAGTTCGACCTCGACGCCTCGGCGCTGCTGGTCGGCGCGAACGGCAAGGTCCGTTCCAACGACGACTTCATCTTCTACAACCAGCTGCAGTCGGTGGACGGCTCGGTCGTCCATCAGGGCGACAACCGCACCGGCGAGGGTGACGGCGACGACGAGCAGATCCTCATCGACCTCGACATCGTCTCCGCCGACGTCTCGCGTGTCGTCATCGTCGTCACGATCGACCAGGCCGATGCCCGTCACCAGAACTTCGGGCAGGTCCGTGGCGCGTTCTGCCGGGTCGTCAACGACGAGACCGGCAACGAGGTCGTCCGCTTCGACCTCACCGAGGACGCGGCATCGGAGACCGGCATGATCTTCGCCGAGATCTACCGGTACGACGGCGAGTGGAAGTTCCGCGCCGTCGGTCAGGGCTACGCGACCGGCCTCCGCGGCGTCGCGACCGACTACGGCGTCGTCCTCGACTGA
- a CDS encoding TerD family protein, whose translation MAGLSLSKGGNLSLTKTSPGLTVATVGLGWDPRTTAGEAFDLDASALLVGPDGKVRSDADFIFYNQPKSIDGSVEHKGDNRTGQGDGDDEQIAIDLQSLPADVDRVVVVVSIDQGEARRQNFGQVRSAYSRVLDQDGAEIVRFDLSEDAAPETAMIFSEIYRSGAEWKFRAVGQGYQSGLAGVATDFGVNLS comes from the coding sequence ATGGCCGGACTCTCCCTCAGCAAGGGCGGCAACCTCTCCCTCACGAAGACGAGCCCCGGGCTCACCGTGGCCACCGTCGGCCTCGGCTGGGACCCGCGCACCACGGCCGGCGAGGCCTTCGACCTCGACGCCTCGGCGCTGCTCGTCGGCCCCGACGGCAAGGTCCGCTCGGACGCCGACTTCATCTTCTACAACCAGCCCAAGAGCATCGACGGCTCCGTCGAGCACAAGGGCGACAACCGCACCGGCCAGGGCGACGGTGACGACGAGCAGATCGCCATCGACCTGCAGAGCCTGCCGGCCGACGTCGACCGCGTCGTCGTGGTCGTCTCGATCGACCAGGGCGAGGCACGCCGCCAGAACTTCGGCCAGGTCCGCAGCGCGTACTCGCGTGTGCTCGACCAGGACGGCGCCGAGATCGTCCGGTTCGACCTCTCCGAGGACGCCGCCCCGGAGACCGCGATGATCTTCTCGGAGATCTACCGGAGCGGTGCCGAGTGGAAGTTCCGCGCGGTCGGCCAGGGCTACCAGTCCGGTCTCGCGGGTGTCGCCACGGACTTCGGCGTCAACCTCAGCTGA